A window from Triticum aestivum cultivar Chinese Spring chromosome 6D, IWGSC CS RefSeq v2.1, whole genome shotgun sequence encodes these proteins:
- the LOC123140721 gene encoding uncharacterized protein: MARRRWPGLAPDVIRDIAGRLDHAADFVRFHAVCKPWRESLDAEPPLFQTKKGQFMPWLLAAADKDSTPLIRFRCVFSNSSYRACWPPPPLATLGNWVCSADGTAVRYLTVEQHRPSLQDFLTGEVTQMPPFRRYFDSHSYWDEDNLHGMVYGDGTILLYDYDRTWIPYHGSRARLRAALLCPGDAEWKLVGRTHENAGRHGEFCSTYHGGRILVGVGASLCRVITPDVGPRGDLLVSRPCDGYLGQDSYVLESRGRLLWASVNYEFVHNEGFKLGLTPALSVWVHTLEEEASTPEKLRWVRNDGGSLADRVLFLGSPSSFAIDASPLGVGRGCAYFVYDTLVPKRHFGVFRYNFVHGKTELVECLPPGWERGKCTWFLPQPGIAPIQEIAKRLSKAQ, from the exons ATGGCACGGAGGCGGTGGCCAGGCCTCGCGCCGGACGTGATCCGCGACATTGCCGGACGGCTGGACCACGCTGCGGATTTCGTTCGCTTCCATGCTGTCTGCAAGCCATGGCGCGAGTCACTCGACGCGGAGCCGCCCTTGTTCCAGACGAAGAAGGGCCAGTTCATGCCGTGGCTCCTCGCGGCGGCCGACAAAGACTCAACGCCCCTCATCAGGTTCAGATGCGTCTTCTCTAATTCCAGCTACCGCGCATGCTGGCCACCGCCACCATTGGCGACCCTGGGGAACTGGGTGTGCAGCGCGGACGGCACCGCCGTCCGGTACCTCACCGTCGAACAACATCGCCCTAGCCTCCAGGATTTTCTCACGGGAGAGGTCACGCAGATGCCTCCCTTCCGGCGATACTTCGATAGCCATAGCTATTGGGACGAGGATAATCTCCATGGCATGGTCTACGGTGATGGCACCATCCTACTCTACGACTACGACAGAACCTGGATACCTTACCATGGCAGCAGGGCTAGGCTTAGGGCGGCCCTTCTGTGCCCGGGCGATGCAGAGTGGAAGCTCGTCGGGAGGACACATGAGAACGCCGGCAGGCACGGCGAGTTCTGCTCCACGTACCACGGTGGCAGGATCCTGGTCGGCGTGGGGGCTAGCCTCTGCCGCGTCATCACGCCAGATGTTGGCCCCCGTGGTGACTTGCTGGTCTCGAGGCCGTGTGACGGCTACCTTGGTCAGGATAGCTATGTCCTCGAGTCCCGTGGCAGGCTGCTATGGGCATCGGTTAATTATGAGTTCGTGCACAACGAAGGCTTCAAGCTAGGTCTGACTCCTGCGCTCTCGGTGTGGGTGCacaccctagaggaggaggcgtCGACACCGGAAAAGTTGCGGTGGGTGAGAAACGATGGTGGCAGCCTGGCCGATCGGGTACTGTTCTTGGGGTCACCCAGCAGCTTCGCAATAGACGCCTCGCCGTTGGGCGTCGGCCGTGGTTGTGCCTACTTCGTCTATGATACGCTCGTTCCAAAGCGTCACTTCGGTGTGTTCAGGTACAACTTCGTCCATGGGAAGACCGAGTTAGTGGAGTGTCTGCCTCCTGGATGGGAGAGAGGGAAGTGCACATGGTTCCTCCCACAACCCGGTATTGCTCCGATTCAG GAAATTGCTAAGAGGCTGTCGAAGGCTCAGTAA